One stretch of Asterias rubens chromosome 8, eAstRub1.3, whole genome shotgun sequence DNA includes these proteins:
- the LOC117293286 gene encoding bile salt-activated lipase-like, with translation MMAVSIILYLLCCLCWQHVVGQTVVTNTSLGQIMGEKISSFGLPPLTCYNGIPYAEPPIGALRFAKPVPKAAWDGILNATMFGPSCPQFFVTFSEAFDQFLPNKDIDEDCLTLNMYIPDNDMDSMGPLPVMVYIHGGAFVNGQGSLYDGTSLALQGKVIVVTINYRLGLFGFLSTGDDSAPGNYGLWDQRLAIQWVKNNIENFGGDSDKITIFGESAGGWSVTYQMASPLNDRTLFQRVIAQSGAAFPGIITPTDVARYQAWNLGEVLGCNLPYGSTTQHLINCLREFDMQTLQNKSSIIVAGAIIDGDFLPNIDYLTSLSQVGQYDLLMGVNSQDGTVISLSQSSLTPEELKASTLQITTSTCACSNPEDVNNALLAFYYGADMLDDPRQNVVKDIDVGGDQYFVIPSVNFVYRHAESAENTNTYFYYFTYDVGKEFLVSAEFLDLISGAPHGLDIFYVFGYAQYILPSGSEAVMLAQQSVQYWTEFAYYGDPNGAGLPEWPKFNAENETYLILEPNITTGQHLKADKVTFWRDYVPTIAESIYSETCSTEVPVRGGNSKTPINKTVVITSKDGDVLGSIIGAIRIADEAVGGKEVVEFLGIPYAKPPTGDLRYRAPKDTGPWGDEPLGFPDKLPPACPQDIPQDPWMVRVGLTEVSEDCLTLNIYAPLVANNSSLPVVIFIHPGGGTVGTSSAYDAVPLSSNMEAVIVVINHRLGALGFLSTDDEEAPGNYGLHDALASLKWVSKYIGSFGGDSNRVTVIGHGYGSVTAHLLVMSEKAEGLFQQVVLMSASGLVRPLSNSVQPSPIEQARILARSVDCPIDSNEEMIKCLREKPALDVAGSSRYSPFEIPFRPIIDGNILTDDPRALLKSGTINNVDLIIGMAQDEVSAISFPLFFSNVSFCPTQEEAEGIIAVVSRASFNNPEKAAKAFSTEYLGRKGMEDECLTRGSVRQFMQDMLTVSPTLEAAELHAALGKEVFLYSFDHEPSSHYYSYLPPQAGPAFADDLQFLFGDPYSSHVDEYKLTYRLQDKQISLEMMTLWKNFIHNGKPGVSRSGVEWPRFDRENLAFMSLTGCPEVQSGWDYDWPHLVQFWSNLLPSITMLSLSAKPTNSPDTTDPTEPCLVGKGIGLNLTQDEATFLIEVLVGALIGSLVLSVLFLGGCVAYKTRSARYEKQSKSVYQMDSYNHLDG, from the exons ATGATGGCAGTGTCAATAATCTTGTACTTGTTGTGTTGTCTTTGCTGGCAACATGTTGTTGGACAGACAGTTGTTACAAATACTAGTCTAGGGCAGATCATGGGCGAGAAAATCTCTAGCTTTGGTCTCCCTCCACTAACCTGTTACAATGGAATACCTTACGCTGAACCACCGATTGGGGCACTGCGCTTTGCCAAGCCGGTTCCTAAAGCTGCCTGGGACGGGATTCTCAATGCTACGATGTTTGGACCAAGCTGTCCACAGTTCTTCGTCACTTTTAGTGAAGCCTTTGACCAGTTTCTCCCAAATAAGGATATTGACGAGGATTGCTTGACTTTAAACATGTATATACCTGATAACGATATGGACAGCATGGGACCACTCCCAGTTATGGTGTACATCCATGGTGGCGCCTTTGTTAACGGACAAGGATCACTGTATGACGGTACCAGCTTAGCTCTACAAGGAAAGGTTATTGTAGTCACCATCAACTACAGACTTGGACTCTTTGGGTTCCTCAGTACAGGAGACGATTCAGCCCCTGGTAATTACGGACTTTGGGATCAAAGACTCGCCATTCAGTGGGTGAAAAATAACATCGAAAACTTCGGTGGTGATTCAGACAAGATTACTATATTTGGTGAATCTGCTGGAGGTTGGAGTGTAACCTACCAAATGGCTTCACCTCTGAATGATCGGACTCTGTTCCAGCGCGTTATTGCTCAAAGTGGAGCAGCCTTTCCTGGTATAATAACACCAACAGATGTTGCTAGGTATCAAGCATGGAATCTAGGTGAAGTGCTTGGTTGTAACCTTCCTTATGGAAGTACTACCCAACACTTAATCAACTGTCTGAGGGAGTTTGACATGCAGACTCTACAAAATAAATCCAGCATCATCGTTGCGGGTGCTATAATAGACGGAGACTTCCTCCCAAACATCGACTATCTGACGTCTCTATCACAAGTGGGACAATATGATCTTCTGATGGGTGTGAATAGCCAGGACGGAACTGTAATTTCACTCAGTCAGAGTAGTCTAACCCCCGAGGAACTCAAAGCATCAACCCTTCAAATAACAACGTCCACATGTGCATGCAGCAACCCAGAAGACGTCAACAATGCACTTCTGGCGTTTTATTATGGAGCAGACATGTTGGACGACCCAAGACAGAATGTTGTCAAAGATATTGATGTAGGTGGGGATCAGTATTTTGTTATACCAAGTGTCAACTTTGTCTATCGTCACGCTGAATCCGCTGAGAATACCAACACGtacttttattatttcacaTACGACGTTGGAAAGGAATTTCTAGTTTCAGCAGAATTTCTTGATCTGATTTCGGGCGCACCCCATGGTCTTGACATATTCTACGTGTTTGGTTATGCACAATACATTCTTCCTTCGGGCTCGGAGGCGGTGATGCTGGCACAACAGTCGGTGCAATACTGGACGGAATTTGCTTATTATGG AGATCCAAATGGGGCCGGTCTACCTGAGTGGCCCAAGTTTAACGCTGAGAACGAGACTTATCTCATTCTAGAACCAAACATCACAACTGGGCAACACCTCAAGGCAGATAAAGTGACCTTCTGGAGAGACTACGTCCCTACAATAGCAGAATCAATCTATTCAGAGACCTGTTCGACTGAAGTCCCGGTTAGAGGAGGAAATTCCAAAACACCCATCAATAAAACTGTAGTGATTACAAGTAAAGATGGTGATGTATTAGGGTCCATAATTGGTGCCATACGGATCGCAGATGAGGCGGTGGGTGGTAAAGAGGTAGTCGAGTTTCTAGGAATACCGTATGCGAAACCCCCAACTGGGGATTTACGATACCGGGCTCCGAAAGACACTGGACCATGGGGAGATGAACCACTTGGATTCCCTGATAAACTACCCCCTGCCTGCCCTCAAGACATCCCACAAGATCCCTGGATGGTTCGCGTTGGATTGACGGAAGTCAGTGAAGACTGTCTAACTCTCAACATCTATGCTCCACTTGTTGCCAACAACTCTTCCTTACCAGTCGTCATTTTCATCCACCCTGGAGGAGGAACTGTCGGTACGTCATCTGCTTATGATGCTGTACCTCTGTCATCTAACATGGAAGCTGTCATAGTTGTCATCAACCATCGTCTTGGAGCATTGGGATTCTTGAGTACTGACGATGAAGAAGCTCCTGGTAACTATGGATTGCATGACGCGTTGGCTTCTCTCAAATGGGTCAGCAAGTATATAGGCAGCTTCGGAGGTGATTCTAACCGTGTCACTGTGATTGGTCATGGATATGGGTCAGTAACTGCACACTTACTCGTCATGTCAGAGAAGGCAGAGGGGCTGTTTCAGCAAGTTGTACTAATGAGCGCCTCTGGTCTTGTGCGTCCTCTTTCAAATTCTGTCCAACCGAGTCCAATCGAGCAAGCTAGAATCCTTGCCAGAAGTGTGGACTGTCCAATCGATAGCAATGAGGAAATGATCAAGTGCCTGCGTGAGAAACCTGCTCTGGATGTTGCAGGGAGCAGCAGGTACTCCCCATTTGAAATCCCATTCCGACCAATAATCGACGGTAATATTCTGACTGATGATCCAAGGGCATTGTTGAAATCAGGAACAATCAACAATGTAGATTTGATCATAGGAATGGCCCAGGATGAAGTTTCTGCAATTTCATTCCCACTCTTTTTCAGCAACGTAAGTTTCTGTCCAACTCAAGAGGAAGCTGAAGGCATCATTGCTGTCGTTAGTCGAGCTTCATTCAATAATCCTGAGAAGGCTGCCAAAGCTTTCTCCACTGAGTATCTTGGACGGAAAGGCATGGAGGACGAGTGTCTTACAAGAGGGAGTGTCAGGCAGTTTATGCAAGATATGTTGACTGTGTCACCCACATTGGAAGCAGCTGAGCTTCATGCTGCTTTGGGAAAAGAAGTTTTTCTTTATTCGTTCGATCACGAACCAAGCTCTCACTATTACAGCTACCTTCCCCCACAAGCAGGACCTGCTTTTGCTGACGATCTTCAGTTCCTGTTTGGAGATCCTTACAGCTCCCACGTTGATGAATACAAGCTCACCTACCGACTCCAAGATAAGCAGATCAGCTTAGAGATGATGACTTTGTGGAAGAACTTCATTCACAATGG GAAACCAGGCGTTTCTCGTTCCGGAGTCGAGTGGCCACGTTTTGACAGAGAGAACCTCGCCTTTATGTCTCTCACTGGCTGTCCTGAAGTTCAATCTGGTTGGGATTACGATTGGCCCCACCTTGTGCAGTTCTGGTCCAACCTACTACCGTCTATCACAATGCTGTCGCTCTCAGCCAAGCCGACCAACTCCCCAGACACCACCGATCCAACAGAGCCCTGTCTTGTTGGGAAGGGTATCGGGCTGAACTTGACCCAAGATGAAGCAACTTTCCTGATTGAAGTTCTTGTGGGGGCATTAATAGGTAGTTTGGTTTTATCTGTTCTTTTCCTTGGTGGTTGTGTGGCTTATAAGACCCGTTCAGCCCGATACGAAAAGCAATCAAAGAGCGTGTATCAAATGGATAGCTATAATCATTTAGATGGATAG